A part of Setaria viridis chromosome 8, Setaria_viridis_v4.0, whole genome shotgun sequence genomic DNA contains:
- the LOC117866565 gene encoding polyol transporter 5, translating into MAHADDTAAVPLLPSPTTTTKAGDEPPRRNMYAFGCATLASMTTILMGYNLALMSGAQLFIREDLGLSDAQIEVLAGSINVFMLASILAAGWAADVLGRRGTLVLANVSLMAGALAMALGGSFPALMFARCVTSVGSGFSIVVTSVYNAEISPPSMRGFLSSFLDLFISLGLLLSYVSNYAFASLPVHLGWRVMYAAGVLPPVLLAAGVLAMPESPRWLAMRGRHADARAVLLRTSDTPAEADLRLEEIKQAVVKEQPQANDGGGGDVWKELLLRPSASVRRMLICVVGVHFFQQASGIDAIVLYSPLVFRKAGMSSNDAVLGATVGIGVVKMCFVLVASLLSDGVGRRPLLLASTAGVAASMASLGTALCVGSTSPVSMAATIASVLAFIAAFSIGFGPLAGTYSAEIMPLRLRAQGASLGMAVNRLTCALVSMTFISLADAITMPGCFFLYAGVAAAACVFVYARMPETRGRSLEDMDVLFAK; encoded by the exons ATGGCGCACGCCGACGATACCGCGGCCGTGCCGCTGCTCCCCTCTCCGACAACGACGACGAAGGCCGGCGACGAGCCGCCGCGCCGTAACATGTACGCCTTCGGCTGCGCCACGCTGGCCTCCATGACCACCATCCTCATGGGCTACAACCTGGCGCTGATGAGCGGCGCGCAGCTGTTCATCCGGGAGGACCTGGGCCTCTCGGACGCGCAGATCGAGGTGCTCGCGGGCTCCATCAACGTGTTCATGCTCGcgtccatcctcgccgccggatGGGCGGCCGACgtcctcggccgccgcggcacGCTCGTGCTCGCCAACGTCTCCCTCATGGCCGGCGCGCTCGCCATGGCGCTCGGCGGCAGCTTCCCCGCGCTCATGTTCGCGCGATGCGTCACCAGCGTCGGGTCCGGGTTCTCCATCGTCGTCACCTCCGTCTACAACGCCGAGATCTCGCCGCCGTCCATGCGCGGATTCTTGTCGTCCTTCCTCGAC CTGTTCATCAGCCTCGGCTTGCTCCTCAGCTACGTGTCGAACTACGCCTTCGCCAGCTTGCCGGTGCACCTCGGTTGGCGCGTCATGTACGCCGCCGGAGTGCTCCCGCCGGTGCTTCTGGCCGCCGGCGTGCTTGCCATGCCGGAGTCGCCGCGGTGGCTCGCGATGCGCGGGCGCCACGCCGACGCGCGCGCCGTGCTCTTGCGCACCTCCGACACGCCCGCCGAAGCCGACCTCCGCCTCGAGGAGATCAAGCAGGCCGTCGTCAAGGAGCAGCCACAGgccaacgacggcggcggcggcgacgtctggaaggagctcctcctccgcccgtcGGCGAGCGTGCGCCGGATGCTCATCTGCGTCGTCGGCGTGCACTTCTTCCAGCAGGCCTCCGGCATCGACGCCATCGTGCTCTACAGCCCGCTGGTGTTCCGGAAGGCCGGCATGTCGTCGAACGACGCCGTCCTCGGCGCCACCGTGGGAATCGGAGTCGTCAAGATGTGCTTTGTCCTCGTGGCGTCGCTCCTCTCCGACGGCGTCGGCCGGcggccgctcctcctcgccagcACGGCCGGCGTGGCCGCGTCGATGGCGTCGCTGGGGACGGCGCTCTGTGTTGGCTCGACCTCGCCGGTGAGCATGGCGGCCACCATCGCGTCAGTGCTAGCGTTCATAGCGGCGTTCTCGATCGGGTTCGGGCCGCTGGCCGGCACGTACAGCGCCGAGATCATGCCGCTGCGGCTGCGGGCGCAGGGGGCGAGCCTGGGCATGGCGGTGAACCGGCTGACGTGCGCGCTGGTGAGCATGACGTTCATCTCGCTGGCGGACGCGATCACCATGCCCGGGTGCTTCTTCCTGTAcgccggggtggcggcggccgcgtgtGTGTTCGTGTACGCGCGGATGCCGGAGACGAGGGGCAGGAGCCTCGAGGACATGGACGTGCTCTTCGCCAAGTGA